In one window of uncultured Acetobacteroides sp. DNA:
- a CDS encoding DUF6261 family protein, translated as MAKFQTFLRSCLLDSLMGYASRLDYILISAKLDELSASKIYQTFRYSLTKMEEGYMQSQKNPFTEALGDIVLRRSRTFKSIHHVIQSYLYSDVDAEREAAQKLLLLFKRYKAEFSKTSSRGVTGIVSSFIEDVKQPDYADAVATLLLNAKLQQLLRNQTEYEEVFLKSIATDVESSKTVVASSIRKAFTMEMRDLLLFVGTKAKEYPDSKWSELNGQIAIHNTKFVKGEGLRQAALKKKRESKKGKE; from the coding sequence ATGGCTAAATTTCAAACCTTTCTTCGGAGCTGCCTGCTCGATTCGCTAATGGGATATGCAAGCAGGCTGGATTATATCCTAATTTCGGCGAAGCTAGACGAGCTTTCGGCGTCGAAAATCTACCAAACGTTCCGCTACTCCCTAACCAAAATGGAGGAGGGCTATATGCAGAGCCAGAAAAACCCCTTTACCGAGGCGCTGGGCGATATTGTGCTGCGCAGGAGCCGAACGTTCAAGTCCATCCACCATGTCATACAGAGCTACCTCTACTCCGACGTTGATGCCGAGAGGGAGGCGGCGCAGAAGCTGCTGCTGCTCTTTAAGAGGTACAAGGCGGAGTTCTCGAAGACGAGCAGCAGGGGTGTAACCGGTATAGTGTCGAGCTTTATTGAGGATGTAAAGCAGCCGGATTACGCCGATGCCGTGGCAACGCTGCTGCTAAACGCCAAGCTACAGCAGCTGCTGCGGAATCAGACCGAATACGAGGAGGTTTTTCTAAAGAGCATTGCCACGGATGTCGAGAGCAGCAAAACGGTGGTTGCCTCCAGTATCCGCAAGGCGTTTACGATGGAGATGCGCGACCTGCTGCTTTTCGTGGGGACAAAGGCGAAAGAGTATCCCGATAGCAAATGGAGCGAGCTGAACGGACAAATCGCCATTCACAACACCAAGTTCGTAAAGGGCGAGGGGCTGCGCCAAGCTGCTCTGAAGAAGAAGCGGGAGAGCAAGAAGGGTAAGGAGTAG
- a CDS encoding GAF domain-containing protein produces the protein MKKKVMVAIVGGVFLFFTLTGIVSTQSVKSLLLKEKYNTIKALSEQISTQLSSSLGKTEKLLITERESLEYVHRYPRSERRSIIINNLTGLLKSNPELTSIWADWEPLAVDSLDAKLLNTPGATITGKFCATVYRKDSAIELADYTATDDEEGDYYTIPKDTRQLHITSPYVENYEASTDYLVITMGLPVILKNQVVGVVGADINISQLNQEIINGLKDEGGRFFIVGSGHKLLVYDKEDGVGKEASEVLSNSYSKNEELIEAIKSKAAGFYDFVDSDGKEYLAYINNQSNILKSDDVSILLIPGNFLTSANLKIFFIAFFILFGLGLLIFYRLTSYIIKRIIDPINMVSVALKDLARGNYAKVSSVNIQSGDEIEEMAHSFNNLHRSIEEVVDFTKSIGEGNLSAALTSKGEGDILGNSLLSMRDSLVKADEEEALRKLADEKLSWIERGVTLFGRVIQQDHASVNSLYQQVVRQIVTYIGANQGALYLVHEDADDQKYFEMVACMAWDRMKLQKKTFLLEEGLLGSCYFEQAPIELTEIPQDYLRITSGLGASKPQMLLLFPLIHNAEIVGIVEVASFKRFDEHVKSYLARISETFASSILSIRVNARTNELLSLSQMQAEEMKAQEEEMRQNIEELHATQEEMKRKATSAERLQDAIDHSFITMMVDPDLVVLDLNDKAKAILGHEAGSAIGKSLTSWVQESDRSLLTAAVANAKVNGVVSGMFTLIAGDRRATDIQATLVSDSERGGNISFIAYAMS, from the coding sequence TTGAAAAAAAAGGTAATGGTGGCTATTGTGGGAGGTGTATTCCTATTCTTCACCCTTACCGGCATTGTCTCTACCCAGAGCGTTAAATCTCTTCTGCTCAAGGAGAAGTACAACACGATAAAAGCGTTGTCCGAGCAGATATCCACCCAGCTATCCTCCAGCTTAGGCAAGACCGAGAAGCTCCTCATAACCGAAAGGGAGTCGCTAGAGTACGTCCATCGGTACCCCCGATCGGAAAGGCGATCCATCATCATTAATAATCTTACGGGCCTTCTTAAGAGTAACCCCGAATTGACATCTATATGGGCCGATTGGGAGCCTTTGGCCGTTGATAGCTTGGATGCTAAGCTGCTGAATACTCCTGGGGCTACCATCACGGGAAAGTTTTGCGCAACCGTATACCGAAAGGATAGCGCCATTGAGCTGGCCGACTATACCGCCACCGACGATGAGGAGGGCGATTACTACACCATCCCCAAAGACACCCGCCAGCTGCATATCACCTCGCCCTACGTCGAAAATTACGAGGCCAGCACCGACTACCTTGTGATTACCATGGGGCTTCCCGTCATTTTGAAGAACCAAGTTGTTGGTGTTGTTGGGGCTGACATTAATATATCGCAGCTGAACCAGGAAATTATAAACGGGCTCAAGGACGAAGGGGGCCGATTCTTTATTGTTGGTTCCGGCCACAAGCTGCTGGTCTACGATAAGGAAGATGGGGTAGGAAAGGAGGCCTCGGAGGTGCTCTCGAACAGCTACAGCAAGAACGAGGAGCTGATTGAGGCGATTAAAAGCAAGGCGGCTGGCTTCTACGACTTTGTGGATAGCGATGGCAAGGAGTACCTAGCCTACATCAACAACCAGTCGAATATCCTAAAAAGTGACGACGTAAGCATTCTGCTTATACCGGGCAACTTTCTAACATCGGCCAACCTAAAGATCTTCTTCATTGCCTTCTTTATCCTTTTCGGGTTGGGCTTGCTGATCTTCTACCGGCTTACCTCCTACATTATCAAAAGGATTATCGACCCTATTAATATGGTTAGCGTGGCGCTGAAGGATCTTGCCCGAGGCAACTACGCTAAAGTGTCGAGCGTGAACATCCAATCGGGCGATGAGATCGAGGAGATGGCACATTCGTTCAACAACCTCCACCGCTCCATCGAGGAGGTGGTCGATTTTACAAAGTCTATAGGCGAGGGGAACCTCTCGGCAGCGCTGACCTCTAAGGGCGAAGGCGATATCCTTGGTAATTCTCTTTTGTCGATGAGGGATAGCCTGGTAAAGGCCGACGAAGAGGAGGCACTACGGAAGCTTGCCGACGAAAAGCTGAGCTGGATTGAGCGGGGAGTCACCCTCTTTGGTAGGGTGATTCAACAGGATCATGCAAGCGTTAACTCCTTATACCAGCAGGTGGTTCGGCAGATAGTTACCTACATCGGTGCAAACCAGGGGGCGCTTTACCTGGTGCACGAAGATGCCGATGACCAAAAATACTTCGAGATGGTGGCCTGCATGGCATGGGATAGGATGAAGCTGCAGAAGAAAACCTTCTTGCTGGAGGAGGGTTTGCTTGGCTCCTGCTACTTCGAACAAGCACCAATCGAGCTTACCGAGATACCCCAGGATTACCTCCGAATCACCTCCGGCTTGGGCGCCTCGAAGCCCCAGATGCTATTGCTCTTCCCGCTGATCCATAACGCGGAGATTGTTGGCATCGTCGAGGTCGCCTCGTTTAAGCGCTTCGACGAGCATGTGAAATCCTACCTCGCCCGTATCTCCGAGACCTTTGCATCGTCCATCCTGTCGATACGGGTAAATGCCCGTACCAACGAGCTCCTCTCCCTATCGCAGATGCAGGCAGAGGAGATGAAGGCCCAGGAGGAGGAGATGCGGCAGAACATCGAGGAGCTCCATGCCACCCAGGAGGAGATGAAGCGGAAAGCTACCAGCGCCGAGCGCTTGCAGGATGCCATTGACCATAGCTTTATTACGATGATGGTGGACCCCGATTTGGTTGTCCTCGACCTGAACGATAAGGCTAAGGCGATTCTTGGGCACGAGGCTGGCTCCGCCATTGGAAAATCCCTTACGAGCTGGGTGCAAGAGAGCGATAGGTCGCTGCTTACCGCTGCTGTTGCCAATGCCAAGGTTAACGGGGTGGTGTCGGGCATGTTTACCCTTATTGCTGGCGATAGGCGGGCTACAGACATTCAGGCAACTCTTGTTTCGGACAGCGAACGTGGCGGTAATATCTCGTTTATTGCCTATGCAATGAGCTAA